A region of the Columba livia isolate bColLiv1 breed racing homer unplaced genomic scaffold, bColLiv1.pat.W.v2 Scaffold_166, whole genome shotgun sequence genome:
GATTCAGCACCTGGAcactaagaaacagagtttcttgcaCGGCCACGCCGATAACGTGTCCTGCGTTGtcgtgtccagggatgggatgtACGTCGCTTCAGGACAAGTCACCTGCATTGGATTCAAGGTGGGTAATGCTCTGATTTTAACCGCTTAGTATTGACCAGAGAAATTGGAGTTGGCTTGCCAGTGGTGGGAACACCTttcgtttattttttctttggttggaaaataaatatctgcaatgggaagatgttgaagggaatgggaaattgTAGTTACTCCGTTGCTGGATgtgcctttatgtttttgtaaaacatgaagcagtCTCCCTAGGATTGAGGGATTTTTAGTTCCAGTCCTTTTTATCCAAAGTGTTGTGGGCGTGTGGCAGCCAAAATCTCATTagacattaattaataaatgctggtttatttcaagtgagaccTGAGTTCCAGAGCTGCTTAGGACTTTCAAAAGCCCTTGACAGGTACCTACCTGCATTTTCAGACCTCTGAagttcttttcattttatttttgcctatttgaaagacctcaagacacttggaagggatcaggttttagtgctttcagtattttaaaacctaagtcAAATACTCAGTGTCTCAGGGTAAATGtaggtgctgaaatgaagcagagctactcaagtgctcagctggaataatgcttcttacagcacccagtctgaagcctctttgtgtcaggggtgcccagggctgcagagaagcttgggctgggctccttctAACAACTTTCCTGCCAGAGAACGTTGTTCTCCCTGATCCTGCGAGTTACAGCTCATGCTCTGCCATCccccccttctgctttgccccgcaggcagacgtcatcctctgggatttcccaaagcaggagtTACTTGCTCGGCTCTCGCTGCACGAGGGCAAAGTCGAGGGACTCTCGTTCTCGCCCAGaggcatttatcttgtgtccCTGGGAGGCCAGGACGACGGCAGGTAAGGATTTCCGCTTCTTGGCACAAGATTTTTGACAAGAATCAGATTCTCTGGGCGGCCTGAGACGTTTTTccagggagggtggtgagagcctgtcccgggttggccagagaggtggtggctgaaccatccctggagacatcccaggccaggctggacggggctctgagcaccctgagctgctgaagatgtccctgctcatggcaggggggcactggggagctgggaaggtccctccaacccaagctgttctgtgattctgtatgatttGAGTCGTGCTCCGCAGAAGGAATCTGATAAATCCACGTAGCCTTGCTTCAGGAGCAGGGGATGTAAACTGCAATTCCACACTTTGGTGACAAGTTTTTTCTTGGGTAGAATCTCTACAAAGTTACTTCTGTTGTGTGTCCTGGTAGGAACAGACTGCAGGACAAtaggctttgtcttgcttttgttttttagtaactGACTTCCAAGCAATGTCAAAAAGCGAAGCTGTTtcaaggctttcttctcctgcagggtgATGGTGTGGGACGTCAGTAAGAGAGAGGCTGTGTGCGGGAGCCCGGCCTCGCCGCGCAGCGCCGGCAATGCCAACGTCgtcatgtgctccagctgcagggacgagatgtttgtcactgctggaaagtAAGGGTTTGTTGAGAGGAACGAGCAGAGCGAGAGAACCCCTGGCCCTATTTCCTTTGACAAAGAGTCTTTATTGAACTACAAGGAAACTTAAGcaactgtgtgcttgtgttgtttctttttactctgaatGGACTCATGAATACCCGTCAGGTTGTAGAtttaaggcatttctgcttgttctccatgtaacaatatgttttcagagcagcacacaggggccCACGTGCgtcacttctgctcctgatAGCAGGATTTTGTACTCAGCATTCCCCGTGCAGTGTTTAACATATTTAGTTGCCAGTgtttacacaagaaaagcagtcaatGAGTGCCCCTGAACAATGGCTAATTAATGTCGAAACAGTGATGTCTTGCCGGTCGTTGGATGATCTCCTGTCCTCACCAGATGTGATGTACAGTTGGTCACTGGCTTGT
Encoded here:
- the LOC135577893 gene encoding cilia- and flagella-associated protein 52-like, whose product is MYVASGQVTCIGFKADVILWDFPKQELLARLSLHEGKVEGLSFSPRGIYLVSLGGQDDGRVMVWDVSKREAVCGSPASPRSAGNANVVMCSSCRDEMFVTAGNFTIRVWELDTATKTIHPSECYAGQLRGISVCVQMTDDDGDFHLGTTSGDVLKVNTSSKVLTACGPQKKKLSMERALNDHQRTLRVLRVVPRCCN